GCGATGATCACCTCGACCAGGCGCGGATCCATGCGGTACCTTCCGCCCAGCTCGAGGGCACGGGGCGAAGGTCTGACATCGGAGAGCCGCGCCAGACGGTTCTCTGCCGTCGCCACCGCCGACTCCGCGACGACCAGGATATCGCCCTCCTGGATGCCGCGGGCACCGCTGCGGACGGCTGCCTCCGAGATGATGCCTGCCAGGTCCTGCCCCGGTCGTATGATCCCGGTCTTCAACCCGAACACGGTGAACGATTCCGTCATACCCGCTCCCGCATCTTCTCGGCGATCCGCAGCGCATCCGCCGTCTCCGCCACGTCGTGGCTCCGCACGATGCTGGCGCCCCGTTCGACGAGCAGCGCCGTGAGCGCCAGGGAACCGTGCAGCCTCCTCTCCGGCCCTTTGTGGAGCAGCTCCCCGATGAACGTTTTGCGGGAGATCGCCGCAAGGAGAGGGCGCCCGTAGCCTTCGAAGAGAGAGAAGTGGCGGCAGAGCTCCCAGTCGTCCTCGCTCCTCCGCTCACGCGTCCACTTTCCGATCCCGGGATCGAGGACGACCTCGTCGATGCCGTATGCATCGCATCGATCCAGCACCAGCGCGAGCGCCGCCAGTGTATCCTGGAGCCCGACGGCATCCCCCGGCTGCTGCCGCGAGGCCATGGCGATGGCCGGGAGACCGTGGTCCGCCACCTGCCGGGCCAGGGATGGATTCGCGAGTCCGCAGATGTCGTTCACCGCATGGATCTCGTGGGCGAGGGCGATCTCGAGCACTTCCGGGTGCATGGTATCCACCGAAACGGTTATTCCGCTCCCGTCGAGCTCGGCGAGGGCGGCATCGATCCGCTCCCCCTCCTCCCGGACGCTCACCGGGGGGACGCCCGGAGCGGTGCTCCTGCCGCCGATATCGACCATATCGGCCCCGCCGGATATCATATCCACAGCCCGCTCGTACACCCGGCCGATCGGCGTGTAGGATCCGGAGAAGAAGGACTCGGGGCTGCAGTTGATCACACCCATGAGACGTACCGGTTCGCCGCCGCCGATGCGGATACGGTTTATCGTACAGGTATGCATCGTCTCGACCGTGCCGCCCGAACCGTATTCTCCATCAGGGAGGAGATGGTCATCGGACCGACCCCTCCCGGGACGGGCGTTATCCAGGAGACCTTCTCGCGCACCTCGTCGAACGCCACATCACCGCAGAGCTTCCCGTTCACATGGTTGGTCCCCACATCGACCACCACCGCCCCCTCCCGCACCATATCCGCCGTGACGAACCGCGCCCGCCCCGCGGCGCTGACGAGGAGGTCCGCCTCGCGGGTCTTTGCGGGGAGATCCCGCGTCCTGCTGTGGCAGACGGTCACCGTCGCGTCGGCACTCAGCAGCAGAGCTGCAAGCGGTCTTCCCACCTCGACGCTCCGCCCGATCACGACGGCATCCATCCCGGCAGGAGAGATGCCGTACTCGGAGAGGAGCGTCATGATCCCGAGCGGAGTCGCGGGTGCGAACGTGGGGTGGCCGGCGAAGAGGGCGCCCAGGTTGCAGGGATGGAACCCGTCCACGTCCTTCTCCGGGTCGACCTTCGAGAGGACCGCTTCCATGTCGATTCTGGCAGGGAGCGGCAGCTGCACCAGGATGCCGTCGATATCCGGGTCCCGGTTCAGGCGGTCGATGCTCGCGAACAGATCGGCGGGCTCCGCGGTTTCGGGAAGCTCCACGCCGATCGAGCCGATTCCGACCCGCTCGCAGGCGCGGTGCTTCATCCGCACGTAGAGTCGGCTCGCCGGATCGTCGCCCACGATGATCGTGGCGAGGCGGGGGCGGATCCCGGATGCTTCGATCTCCCGAGAGAGCCGATCGAGTCTTCTTTCCGAGACTGCTTTTCCATCGAGTATCATGCCAGCTCTGGGAATATGGGGAACCTCGCGGAGAGGTCGGTCACCTCGGCATGCGTCTCCTCTATCACCTTCGGATCCCGGATATGTTTCACGACCCGGGCGATCAGCTCGCCTATCTGCCGCATCTCCCCCTCTTTCATCCCTCTCGAAGTTACGGCCGGTGTGCCGACACGGAGACCGCTCGTGACGAACGGGCTCTTGGTCTCCCGGGGGATCGTGTTCTTGTTCACGGTGATCCCTGCCCTGCCGAGAGCGGTCTCCGCTTCCAGACCGGTGATCCCGTACTCGGTGAGATCGATCAGAATCAGGTGGTTATCCGTCCCGCCGGATACGAGGCGGAGCCCGGCATCCATCAGAGTCTCTGCCATTGCCCTGGCATTCTTCACGATCTGGCGGTTGTACTCCTTGAACGAAGGCTGGAGAGCCTCCTTCAGGCAGACCGCTTTTGCCGCGATGGTGTTCATGAGAGGTCCTCCCTGCATCCCGGGGAAGACGGCTCGATCGACCAGCGTGGCATACTCCTGGTCGCAGAGGATGGCGCCGCCCCTCGGGCCCCGGAGCGTCTTGTGGGTGGTCGTGGTGATGAAGTCGACGACACCGACGGGGGTGTTGTGGATGCCGGCAGCAACCAGGCCGGCGATATGCGCGATATCCGCCATGCAGTAGGCATCGACGCCCTCCGCGATCTCCGCGAACGCCTTGAAGTCGATCTCCCGGGGATAGGCGCTGGCGCCGCAGACGATCACCTTCGGTTTCACCTTGCGTGCGATCTCCTCCACCATACCGTAGTCGAGGCGTTCTGTCTCGAGATCCACTCCGTACTGGGTCACGTGGTACATCTTGCCGGAGAAACTGACCGGCGAGCCGTGCGAGAGGTGCCCCCCCTGCGTGAGACTCATGCTCATCAGCCGGTCCACGCCGCATTCCATGACTGCAAAATAGATGGCCATATTCGCCTGCGTGCCGGAATGGGGCTGTACATTGGCGTGTTCGGCGTTGAAAAGCTTCTTCATGCGATCCCGTGCAAGATTCTCCACGACATCGTAGTATTGGCAGCCCCCATAGTATCTCTTGCCCGGGTAGCCTTCAGCGTATTTGTTGGTCATGATGGATCCCATCGCCTCGAGCACCGCCCTGCTGGTGATGTTCTCCGAAGCGATGAGTTCCAGTCCGTTGAGTTGACGCAAATGCTCCTTTTCGAGGAGATCTGCTACCTCTGGATCCGTTTCGGCAAGATAGGACATACATATAAAGATGCATCGGCAAGGTAATATTGTTTCTTTTGGCGCCTCCGGGCGACAGACGGGCAGGGACGGGACCCCCCGGGATCCCTCCTCCAGGATTTCGGTCCTCATTATGAAATTTTCGAAAAATTGCTGCAGGTATTCTGCTGTGTTCGGTAATAATTAGTGCACAAATGGGGCGATATCACAAATCTTATAGGTTACCAGTATGATGATTATTCGTAAGGGTAGAATGGCAGCCAAAGATGCACAGATTGCTTACCTGAAACACGAACTCGAGGTACGGGAGAGGGAGATACAAATGCTAATGGAAGGGTCCAAGGGTCCGGGCGATGCAGAGGGGAGACTATCCGATCTTGAGGGAAAGGTCCGCGAGATGGAGGCACTGATGAAGGGTCTGACAGAAGAGCTCTTGGATCTGAAGACCATCGTCATGAAGCTGCACGCAAAGGAAGAGGAGCGGCGCACTGCGATCCCGCGATCCGCCGCGCCTCCGGCTCGTCAGAGGGCCATGCCGACGGCATCCGCCGAGAAGACCTCCGCTCCGGCGGGCGAACAGTCGCTGATCATCCAGATGGACGGCACCCTGAAACCCGAAGGTAAGCAGAGGGAAGGGCTTATCGTCGCAAGCTCCCGCTTCGGTGCGACTCCGGGAGCGAAAGG
This portion of the Methanomicrobiales archaeon genome encodes:
- the folP gene encoding dihydropteroate synthase, whose translation is MHTCTINRIRIGGGEPVRLMGVINCSPESFFSGSYTPIGRVYERAVDMISGGADMVDIGGRSTAPGVPPVSVREEGERIDAALAELDGSGITVSVDTMHPEVLEIALAHEIHAVNDICGLANPSLARQVADHGLPAIAMASRQQPGDAVGLQDTLAALALVLDRCDAYGIDEVVLDPGIGKWTRERRSEDDWELCRHFSLFEGYGRPLLAAISRKTFIGELLHKGPERRLHGSLALTALLVERGASIVRSHDVAETADALRIAEKMRERV
- the folD gene encoding bifunctional methylenetetrahydrofolate dehydrogenase/methenyltetrahydrofolate cyclohydrolase FolD, which gives rise to MILDGKAVSERRLDRLSREIEASGIRPRLATIIVGDDPASRLYVRMKHRACERVGIGSIGVELPETAEPADLFASIDRLNRDPDIDGILVQLPLPARIDMEAVLSKVDPEKDVDGFHPCNLGALFAGHPTFAPATPLGIMTLLSEYGISPAGMDAVVIGRSVEVGRPLAALLLSADATVTVCHSRTRDLPAKTREADLLVSAAGRARFVTADMVREGAVVVDVGTNHVNGKLCGDVAFDEVREKVSWITPVPGGVGPMTISSLMENTVRAARSRRCIPVR
- the glyA gene encoding serine hydroxymethyltransferase, with protein sequence MSYLAETDPEVADLLEKEHLRQLNGLELIASENITSRAVLEAMGSIMTNKYAEGYPGKRYYGGCQYYDVVENLARDRMKKLFNAEHANVQPHSGTQANMAIYFAVMECGVDRLMSMSLTQGGHLSHGSPVSFSGKMYHVTQYGVDLETERLDYGMVEEIARKVKPKVIVCGASAYPREIDFKAFAEIAEGVDAYCMADIAHIAGLVAAGIHNTPVGVVDFITTTTHKTLRGPRGGAILCDQEYATLVDRAVFPGMQGGPLMNTIAAKAVCLKEALQPSFKEYNRQIVKNARAMAETLMDAGLRLVSGGTDNHLILIDLTEYGITGLEAETALGRAGITVNKNTIPRETKSPFVTSGLRVGTPAVTSRGMKEGEMRQIGELIARVVKHIRDPKVIEETHAEVTDLSARFPIFPELA